One region of Oryza glaberrima chromosome 7, OglaRS2, whole genome shotgun sequence genomic DNA includes:
- the LOC127778787 gene encoding LOW QUALITY PROTEIN: malonyl-coenzyme:anthocyanin 5-O-glucoside-6'''-O-malonyltransferase-like (The sequence of the model RefSeq protein was modified relative to this genomic sequence to represent the inferred CDS: deleted 1 base in 1 codon), with product MKERTSHVVWSINLHHLGIYWSSPVSRTQLGRKEQSQIPSKQEATKQFAGVRVIRPQAHNMTLGPLIQPVTVLAQCHVSPSPAPAAGQPRSLPLTFFDLVFLDFPPVQRLFFYDNADLRDAHDFLLRELPLFRESLAAALHHFYPFAGTLPCGIRERASPPEVAYSDGDSVRLTVAVSSDEFQDLAGDHPRDTARLRPLLPPLPKHGSSQDVVAVQVTVFPRAGICVGTTLHHAVADGSSYVHFLKTWAAIHRLGDERRKAVVVDHTPPLFDRGVVQDSDGLREAFIRDHRDLVESGDKRLDDWDLSRRPDTVLATFRFTDELLRKLGRHVEAETSARCSPYALACGAAWAGIVRARGVGGGDVARFGFVTGCKPRVSPPIPSSYFGNCLGLCFVEAKRRHLTAASASAAIWRVIAGLAEQGRALRGARGWVRGAREYAAARAVTVAGSPKLGVYAAADLGATWGGRPRKVEIASVERTGALALAESGRRGDRDGGGIEVGVALPRAEMEAFRAFHVELVRLLDATSGDAASPLPRV from the exons ATGAAAGAACGAACTAGCCACGTAGTGTGGTCCATTAATCTGCACCATCTAGGCATCTATTGGTCCTCTCCAGTCTCCAGGACT CAGCTAGGAAGGAAAGAACAGAGCCAGATACCCAGCAAACAGGAGGCAACAAAACAATTTGCTGGAGTACGAGTCATTCggccacaagcccacaacaTGACGCTAGGGCCACTAATTCAACCCGTGACCGTCCTAGCGCAATGCCATGTCtcgccatctccggcgccggcggccggccagcCACGGTCGCTGCCGCTCACGTTCTTCGACCTCGTCTTCTTGGACTTCCCGCCCGTGCAGCGCCTCTTCTTCTACGACAACGCCGACCTCCGCGACGCCCATGACTTCCTCCTCCGCGAGCTTCCCCTCTTCAGGGAGTCCCTGGCCGCTGCCCTGCACCATTTCTACCCCTTTGCCGGGACGCTGCCGTGCGGGATACGGGagcgcgcgtcgccgccggaggttgCGTACTCGGATGGCGACTCCGTCCGCCTGACCGTCGCCGTCAGCAGCGATGAGTTCcaggacctcgccggcgaccacccGCGCGACACCGCGAGGCTACGCCCGCTGCTGCCTCCGCTGCCCAAGCATGGTAGCTCGCAGGACGTGGTCGCCGTCCAGGTCACCGTGTTCCCTCGCGCCGGCATCTGCGTCGGCACGACGCtgcaccacgccgtcgccgacggtTCCAGCTACGTGCACTTCCTCAAGACGTGGGCCGCCATTCACCGCCTCGGTGACGAGCGCAGgaaagcggtggtggtggaccaCACGCCGCCGCTGTTCGACCGCGGCGTCGTGCAGGACAGCGACGGACTCCGGGAGGCGTTTATCCGCGACCACCGGGATCTCGTGGAGTCCGGTGACAAGCGGCTCGACGACTGGGACCTCAGCCGGAGGCCGGACACCGTGCTCGCGACGTTCAGGTTCACGGACGAGCTGCTCCGCAAGCTGGGGAGGCATGTCGAGGCGGAGACCTCGGCGCGGTGCTCGCCCTACGCGCTGGCGTGCGGCGCTGCGTGGGCCGGCATCGTGCGCGCGcgaggcgtgggcggcggcgacgtcgcgcgGTTCGGGTTCGTGACCGGGTGCAAGCCCCGCGTGAGCCCGCCGATACCGTCGAGCTACTTCGGCAACTGCCTGGGGCTGTGCTTCGTGGAGGCCAAGCGGAGACACCTCACCGCGGCCAGCGCCTCGGCGGCCATCTGGCGCGTGATCGCGGGGCTCGCCGAGCAGGGGCGGGCGCTCCGTGGCGCGCGCGGCTGGGTGCGCGGCGCGCGGGAGtacgcggcggcgcgtgcggtgACGGTGGCGGGTTCACCGAAGCTGGGCGTGTACGCGGCGGCGGATCTCGGCGCGACGTGGGGGGGTCGGCCCCGAAAGGTGGAGATAGCGTCGGTGGAGCGGACGGgcgcgctggcgctggcggagagcggccgccgtggcgaccgggacggcggcggcatcgaggTCGGGGTGGCGCTGCCGCGCGCGGAGATGGAGGCGTTCCGCGCGTTCCACGTCGAGCTGGTCCGGCTGCTAGACGCCACTAGTGGTGACGCGGCCTCCCCCTTGCCACGAGTGTAA